The sequence below is a genomic window from Salinispira pacifica.
GGGCGTCCCCCGGCTCCCAGGGATGAAGATACGCATCCAGGCGCTCCCCCTTGATAGATGACACGCCTGCGGGCAGAAGTTCGCGAATGCCGGGATTGTGGTCATCCACCACCCCCGCTTCATCCAGGATCAAAATAATCTGGGGCAGAACATCAGTGAGATGAAGAACTGTTTCAACGGAACCTTTATCCACGGTATAAATTGTAAGGCAGGATGGTAGGTATTTCCAGCATCCCCGACCCCCGCTTGCAGGAGTCGGGATTCAGCCGAAAAAAAGTGATCAGCCCCCGAGAGCCTGATCCAGGTCTTCAAGTATATCGTCAATATGTTCAAGACCCACCGACAGGCGAACAAGCTCTTCACCTATGCCGGCTTCCTTGTGCTGCTGGGCAGACATCTGGCTGTGGGTTGTGCTGGCAGGATGGATGGCCAGACTTTTCGCATCACCCACATTAGCCAGCAGGCTGAAAAGCTTCAATTTGTTGATAAAACGTTCGCCGGCTTCCCGGCCGCCTTTAATTCCGAACACTACCATTCCGCCCTTCCCCCGGGGAAGCAGCCTCTCGGCATTTTCGCTGCTCAGGGAACCCGCTGCGTTTACTTTGCCGGGAAGTCCCGGATAGGTCACCCAGGATACCTGGGGATGTTCGGCGAGATGCCGTGCAACCTTGTCCGCATTTTCGCTGTGGCGCTCCATCCTCAGGCTGAGGGTTTCAAGCCCCTGGAGGAAGAGCCAGGCATTATCCGGACTCATAGCCGCACCCAGGTTCCTTAACGGCACCAGGCGCATCCTCAGGGCGTAGGCAACCGGCGTGAGTTCGCCCAGGTCATGAGCATAGCGCAAGCCATGGTAGCTTGAGTCCGGCTCGTTCATGGTGGTGAACTTCGGATACTTGGACCAGGGAAATTTCCCGCTGTCCACCACAATACCGCCCAGTCCGGTTCCGTGACCGCCTATCCATTTGGTGAGGCTGTGAACGACAATATCAGCACCATGCTCAATGGGACGGAACAGGTAGGGGGTGGCAAAGGTGTTATCCACAATCAGGGGAACTTCGGCTTCATGGGCAATTTCCGCCCAGCGGGGGATATCAGATACTCTGAGGGTGGGGTTATCGATGGTTTCCACAAACAATGCCCGGGTTTTATCATTAATTGCCGAGCGGATGGCGTTTTCATCCAGCGGATCCACCAGATGAACCGTTATGCCGTACTGGGGGAGAATGTCATTAAACATTGTATAGCTTCCACCGTATAGATTTCTGGAGGCAACGATCTCATCCCCCGCAACGGCGATATTGATAAGGGAATAAAATATTGCACTGGTTCCTGAAGCGGTGGCCAGGGCGGCTGCACCCCCCTCCAGATCCGCTACGCGTTTTTCCAGAACATCTGTTGTAGGATTCATCAGCCGGGTATAGATATACCCAAGCTCTTTTAATGCGAACAGATTTGCGGCATGTTCGGTATTCTTGAACATGTATGCAGCGGTCCGGTGAATGGGTACCGCCCTGGATGGTGAAGTATCTTCAATTTCCTGTCCCTGATGCAGGGCCCGCGTCTCAAAATGATGTGCCATGATGTCCTCCGTTATATTTTTCGAAAACAAATTTATTCTTCAATGATCCATGTATTCTTCAATGCAAATCACAGGGTATCGCAATACAAATCACAGGATGTTGTCGGATGCTCTTGTGTGTCAGTCATCAAACAGCCAGGTGCTCAGATACCGTTCGCCGCTGTCACAGATCACGGTAACAATGGTTTTGCCCCTGTATTCCTCTCTTGCTGCCATTTCCAGGGCCGCATGAAGGTTCGCTCCGGCACTAATCCCCCCGAGAACACCGTGGCCTGAAGCCAGTTTCCGGGCGGCTGCCCCGGCATCCTCACTGCGCACCTTTATCACCTCATCAATGATTTCCGTATCCAGAACCTCCGGAATAAATCCCGCCCCGATACCCTGTATCTTGTGCGGGCCGGGCTTGCCGCCGGAAATCACCGGACTTCCATCAGGTTCCACTGCCACAAGCCGCAGTTCGGGGTTCAGCTTCTTCAGCTCCCCGCCGGCCCCGGTGAGCGTACCTCCGGTACCCACGCCTGCCAGGAAGACATCCACTTTGCCCTCACTGTCTTCCCAAATTTCCTTCGCGGTGGTCAGTCGGTGCACCTCCGGATTGGCGGGATTCGCAAATTGCCGGGTGAGGAGAGCGTCTTCCATCTTCTCCGCCAGTTCCTCGGCTTTCTTCACCGCTCCGCCCATCCCTTCATTTCCGGGGGTGAGCACGAGCTTGGCACCGAACGCCTTCAGCAGCCTCCGGCGTTCGATACTCATGGTATCCGGCATGGTGAGGTACACAGGATGCCCGGTTGCAGCTGCAATATATGCCAGGGCAATACCGGTATTGCCGCTGGTGGCTTCCACAATGGGCGCACCCGGAAGCAGACGCCCCTCCTCCTCAGCTCGGCGAATCATGGACAAACCAATCCGATCCTTCACACTGGAGAGGGGATTAAAATTCTCCAGCTTCAGCAGTACCTCCCCTGCCAGCTGCTCGCCTTTTTCCGGTTGATAGCGCAGCATGGGAGTGTTCCCTATCAGTTCTGTAATTGAGTCATAAATAGGCATGGATCCATCTCTCCGGCCTACGGTGGAGTTATCCCCGAAAATCAGCGGATACCGCAGCCAAATCCAACTTAACATACCCAATATATATTGTCAACATTATTATGAAATTATTGGGGATACGGACTCTGGAGGCAGAGGAATTTGTTTAAGGCCGGGCCCGGGGCTGGGGCCCTGACTGAGGCCGGGGCACAGCATGAAAGGCGTCCCCGGGTAATTCACCATGCCCGGTGGTCAGATTATCAGTTTTCCAGAATAGTAATTTCAACCCGGCGGTTGCGTCGCATACCATCAGCCGTGTCATTATCCGCCACAGGTCTGGTGGCGCCGAAGCCCTGATACATAATGCGACTTCTATCCCGGGCGTCCAGTTCGATGAGAAATTCCACAACTGCCCTGGCCCGGTCTTCACTCAGCTGCTGCCTTCCTGCTGCAGTTCCTGCAAGAGCAGTGTGTCCGCTGACCAGAATGTCCCGTTGCGGATACGCAGAGAGAATCTCAGCGATCTTCCGGATCTTGGCCTGCTCCGAGGCCACCAGCCGGGAAGAATCCGGGGGAAACTGAATATTTTCCAGAGAAATGGTAACCCCATCCTCATCATCCCGGACCGAACTGTCTTCTACACCCAGCTCGTTCAGTCGTTGACGCAGATCATCTTTCAGGGCTTCCCGGTCCAGATCGGGACTCTCGATAACCTCTGCTGAAGCACTCCCCTCATAGGTTACGGTGCTTCCGTCACTGAGATGCAGCATAATCTCGTAATTCTCGTCATAGGAATGGGGGCGGCCCAGAATATTATCAAAGTACAGATTCTGATCCGAGTAGCCGGTAATCAGATATGGATACAAAGGATTTCCCGACGGTATATCCTTTCGATGAAATATATTGTATCTGATAACGATATGATGCAGTTCCTTTCCATCCCTGTTTACAGGTCCCCGGTACTCGTAACTCACAGGCATGGGAAAAGAGAACACCTCCCGGATATTGAAACCCTGACGCAGATCATGAACCTCGTATCCTGGAGCGGACCAGGTTTCACCGGGAAGAACATCCCGGTCGGGAAACATGGGAACATCACGCACAGTCGGGACAAAGTACTCATCTGAAATATCATACTTGCCCAATGAATTACGCCAGAAATCGGCAGAGTATTCCCGATCCAGCTGATAGGCTTCGCCGCTGTTGCGCCTGGCCTCCACCGAATGCTGATAGAAAACCTGCTCCCGGCCGGAATCCCCCGGGTCTCCAGCACCTCAACCTGTATCCGATTAAGCAGCTCAGCGCTGTGCTGAAAAATCCCGTTGAGATATACGTTTTGATCGATTTCAGAAAGGATACGGTAGCGTTCACCATCCCGGAAGCGGTATCGGAACGTCTCTGCATCCATCGACACAGAGACAAGAGCGACAAGAATAAAAAAAAGCACCGGATACCGGCGATTCATACTGATCATATGCGCACACCTTCCCATTATTGTATCGGTATTATCACCCATTTCTTGACAAAGAAAATCGGCAAAGCTATTGTTACATAAGATACAGCGGAATACCCGTAGCATCAGTTTTTTCGCCAGTTTTTTTAACAAGGAGGATCAGACAGAAAACCACAGAAGATGTCACACACACAAACCAGTATGTTATTTTCAGCCCGGGATCACATAATTAATTACAATGACCGGATCCCCTATTATGCCATCATACAGTTCTGTGCGTCTGCGTTGCAGAAATCAGAACAGAGAAAACATGCTGAAGCACCCCAGGGTTTGATTGTTGTGCAACGGGAATCAGATATTGACCGCTTTTTTTCACTGACTGCGGATCATAGACCGGCATGGCAGGTAGTAACCTCCGCCGGTAATACCAGGGATTTACAAATCCCCCAGTCCAGTCCGGAGTTGATCATTGGAAGCAGTGCTTCCGTTATCGACCTTATACGAAGACAGGACATTGTTCCCGAAAACATCGGCCTGATGATTATCATCGAGGCAAATCAGGAAAACAGTTTTTGGATTGATATTGAGTTCATCCTTACAAAAACCTATATGCGAAATATCACGGCGATATTCTCACCTGAACTGCATGAAAATCATTACGGCATTATGTCCTATTTGCGCAAGCCCGTTACCCACCAGCTTCAGCAGTGGTTAAACCAACAACAGGAGATGATTATGGCAAAGCGTGATAATCAAATTAATGAAGAACAGCTTTCGGATCAGCTGGCAGGTATTTTGAAGGAAATACACGAAAACGAAGACCCTCAGGAACTGGATGAGTTCCGCCGTGTTTTCAAGAAAAATGTATCGGTATTTAAACGTGCATACGTTGCAGCATATATGCTGAAATATTTTAACGCCGGCGGGAAGCGTCCCTCAAAACGCCGCAGAGAATCCAATGCAAACATGACCTCCGTGTTCATCGGTATCGGAAGAACCCGCAGAGTATACCCGCGGGATATTGTAGGTCTGGTACTGGATAAAACCAGTCTTCAGCGGGAGGATATCGGGAATATCAAAATTCTTGATAACTATTCCTTTGCTGATATCAACAAGGAAAAAACCGATGAGGTTATTTCTGTGCTCAACGGCATTGAATACCGTGGCCGCACCCTGAACGTGAACTACGCCAAGAAGAAGAACTAAAAACAACGCCCAAAGAATGTGCCAAAGAATGTGAAAGTCGTCAAATCAATTCTTTGGGGCGCTATTAAAAGACATAAAGCAAGAAGAGAAGAACCACCAAAAAGAAGTTTATCACCACCCCCAGCCCAAAATAAAACAATGCCAACAACTCGTGAACCACCGCTTTTCTATGACATTGCTCAGCCAGAACCTCGGGATCCCCCTGAATAGCCACCCGTTCTGCAAAGGGATCGTTACTCTCCCGGGGATAAAAGCACCAAAGCCGCTCCTGGTCTCCACCCTGAATTACACTGTTTCTCAGACTGAACCTGGGATCATTGAGGATCTCATGCCGGTGGGGAGAACATATCTCCCGTTCATAGCTTCCGCCGTCGGGGAGTACGCCCCGGGATACCTGAGGGGAAGACGAAGAAGATCCCGCTGTGAGCGGTAATTACGCCCCTGCCTCCATTGGGAGCGGTAGAGAAAATACAGGAAGATTCCCGGAGGGGCAAGAATGAGACCCGGCAAGAGTGCCAATGGAACCAGGAATATCATGCTGAAATCCTCGCCGCTTTGCTGGAGGACCTGCAGCAGGAGCAGGAGCTCCAGCATCACTCCGGAGAGCAGGGAGAAGGGCGTAATACTGTTCCAGAATTCATTTCTCTGACGTCCTGTCTGGATGGACCGTGAGAGCACCTGCTCGCTTTCCACATCGTGAACAATCACCAGCATCCGGCACAGGGGATCGGTGTAAAAAAGCGGGACAAGAGAAGAATTATCCACCATGCCGTAGATAAAAAACCGGGTTCCCTCCGGAAGGCTGCTGAGATTTTTCCACCTGGTATATGCCGGAGAGGCATCGCTTCTCTGCAGAACTTCGGAGTTCAGATCATGCCCCGGAAGCACAAAAATATGCTGAGTGGAGAGATCGACCCTCACCCGATGCCTTCCGTCGCTGAGCCAAATAATATTTTCATCCTCAATTGCATCAAGACTTCCGAAAAAACGCCGAGCCTGATTTCCGCTGCTGCTTGCGGGATACACAGGAACCATGGATGCCTCGATAAGAGACTTTCGAAAGCGGCGCCATCGGGTTCTGCTGTAAACCGCACCCAGAAACGGGAGAATTCCGAAGAATATGAGAGCAATCAGCACCGCCAGCAGATTGATATTCATGATTTGCTTGCCTCCCGGAGAATGAATGTCTATTCTTTATACTATATGGTTGAAAGGATAATAACAGGCCCGCTGCATACCAACAGCTTTGTAGTCTCCACAGGAAGAAAGTCCTGTCTGCTCATCGATCCGGGTGTTGATGCAGAAAAAATCTGGCAGAGTATGGAACGGATCAATCTTACCCCCCACACTATCGTGTTTACTCACGGACATATTGACCACACCGCTGGTGCCCTGGAAATTATAGAGCATTATCGGGAAAAAGGTGTGGAAATACGGGTGGGAATTCATTCTTCTGATGCGGATTATCTGGGATTAAACGGTGAAGAGATCAATCGAAAGCTTCTTCCGGTTAACAATGAAGAAGCGGATGAAGTGTTCACCCAATTATTCAAACCCCGGCCGCAGGCAGATTTCTATTTTTCCGATGGGGACAGCCTACCGGAATCCGACTTGCAGGTTATTCATACACCAGGCCATACCGAAGGAAGCGTGTGTTTTTATTCGGAGGTCAACTCCGCACTGTTCACCGGAGACTCATTGTTTTTCGATGCACTGGGAAGAACCGATTATACCAGCAGCAATAAGGATGATCTTCTGAATGTACTGAATTCCAAGATTTTTCAACTCCCCCCGGAAACACGGATATATCCCGGACATGGCCCCCTCTCTTCTCTGGAAAGGGAGATCCGGGATGACAGCTTTAAAACAAATCATGGGATGATTTAGTATTTTTTCGGAACGACAGATGTAAAGGACAGATTTAAAAATCAGTTGTAAAAGATTCAGGGGATCACGCGGTCATGTTCAGCAAAAGGGCATTTTCACTGTCGTGCACGCCGAAATTCGCACCAAGATCCCGGGAAATTCCCTGGATCCCCTGGCTCTGAAGGTTTCGGTATTTTTGTGCATATTCCTGGATCATGGCATCTATGGCTTCGGTACTCAATCCGCTGACATCTTTCTCAGAATCCCGTTCCATTGACCGCTCTTTCATCTGCACAAGACGGTCTATTAATGTATCCAGCACCCGCAGCCGGGATGACGAATAGCCGCTGGCATTATCAGGGGAAGGTGATACGGTAATGTGCTTAAATTGGGCATACACGGAAAAGTCACGTACATTCACTGCAACCTTGCCCCCCACTGTTCTGGGTCTGAGCATTTGAGAAAGAGGAATGGTGGTTGCTGGAAGCCGCTGCTGATTGTGTAGATTGAGGTTGGCTGCACTCAATTCCATTACTGTCCTCCTGATTACCTTTTCGGCAAAACAGGAGGATGTATTAGAGATTAATGCCCACACAGGGAGAAAACACCCATGCAATGCAATCTATCTGCAGCTCGGCCTTTCTCCCGGAATACTATCTTGGGTCAGGTATCAGCGGTTTCTCCGCTCAAGTTCATTCTGATATTCGATTGTATAGAGGGCATACGGAATTGCCTCCAGGCGTTCAGCGGGAATCGGTTTCCCGGTTTTCAGGCAGTATCCGTATTTTCCATTTTCGATTCTGGAAAGAGCAGCTTCTATGAGATTCAAACGCTTCACTTCCTGTGCAGACAGGGTGCTGAGCAGTTTTTTATCGATATCTGAACTGGCGGCATCCACCAGGTCCTTTTTATCGTTTGATGAGGCAAGTTCGAGAAAATCCTCATCTTCGTGTATGAGGTTTTGGATGATTTCAGACTTCATCTGGAGAAGTTTTTCTTTCATCCTGTCTACGAATTCTCTATCCATGGAGAACTCCTCAAGAACGGGGGTTCTTATTAAAATTTGCGATAAAATGCCTGAAAGCAGGGGAAAAGTCAACAAGTTGACAAAAAAAAACCAATTTTTTATTATGCACATCTGACCTCTCCGAAGAGAGGCAGTATCAACGAAAACATTTGGAGTATATGTGGCAAAAGAAGAGGCAATAGAAGTAGAAGGTATCGTAAAGGAAGCTCTGCCAAACACCATGTTCCGCGTGGAGCTGAAAAACGGTCATGTCATTCTCACACATCTTTCCGGAAAAATGCGGAAGCATTATATCCGAATTGTCCCCGGCGACCGGGTCAAGGTTGCGCTTTCCCCCTACGATCTTACCAGGGGTCGAATTATTTACCGCGAACGCTAATCGTCTTTTTACCCGTCTCAGGTCCGGAACCGGAATTAACCACAATTCCAGGCCGGCACCCGGATCATTTGATTACCAGCCAGAGAGCACCGCTTCCGCCCAACGACCTGCCGGGTACACCATGACGGCCGGCGTGAGGATGGGCTCGTACAACCTGCATCACCGTATCTTTGAGAACCGGGCCATCCGTACTGTGGTTTCCTTTGCCGTGGATGATGAGAACCTTCTTCCATCCGCGGCGATAGGATTCATCAATAAAATGCCGGAGAGAAATCTCGGCGGCCTGCGCCCGCATACCATGAAGATCCAGAGTGGACTCTATTTTCAGACTGCGGGGATTTACACCGCCATGTTCCGCTTGCTCCCTCTCGTCATCTTTGCTGCGGCTCTCCTCCATGTCCAGATAGCCGTCCACCATCCGTTCAAAATCCGAGGATGATCTGCCCTCGGACCTTCCCCGGGAACGTATTCCGTCCCATTCTTCCAGAATTTTACCGAAGTCAGTCATTCTCCTGCTCTCCCTGTTCCGCATTTTCCGGGGAGTCCGAACCTGATGATGCCCCAAGATTCAACGGGAGATATGCCCGCTGATCAGCTACCCAGGCTTCAATTCCGTAGGCGGTCCGTATCTGGATAAACCCCGATGCGGAAACACCCGGGGAAACAGTGGTACCCTCCGGCAGAAAAATCCAGTTTTCTGCTTCCTTATCCGGGATTTTCTTCAGCATTACACCGCCCTCCTTGATTACCGCGATATGGCTGTCCACACCTGAGCGGTACATGAACAACATGGTGGTACTCAATGCAAGCACTATGATTACCAGTACTGCACCAACTACAAAGGACGCATTCCAGCGGGGCTGAAAATCTTTCTGCACCAGATAGATGCCGCTGAAAAGAATTGACAGATAAACAAGCAGCAGAGACCAGTCCCCGTGCGGAATTCTGTTGATACTGAATTGTCTGTTTAACTGGAGCTCCTGCTGGAGGGTGCCCAATGCAGAGCGAAGGAAGGGATCCAGGGGAGAAAGGCTGACTGCCTTCCTCATAAGCATTACCGCCCGGGCATTATTACCTTCCAGATGCTCGAGCTGTGCCACATGGAAATACAGCTGAGTGTCCCGGGAACGGATTCCCAGCAGACTTTGTCCCTTGAGAAGCAGAACCGGAAGATTATCGTCCTCATTCACCTTTTCCACATTTTCAAGATACGACTCAAGCTGCCGGGATACCGGTGCCTGGGGTTCCGCGTTTACCAGAATAATCAAGGCAATACTAATGGAAACCAGCGTGTATATGAGTACACCGGTTGCGGAAACTGCCGAACGTTTCTTCCCGATTATCCGCTGAAAAATAAGAATAAGGGGAATGAGGGCAAACAACAGAGCGCCTATCCAATTCATAGCCAGATCCAGGGGAAACCTTTCCGCCAATCCCCGGCGAACGGGATACCGCAATTGTGAAAAACTGGGCTGTTTTTCCGTTATTTCCTTTTCCTGGATATTAACCCGGTATATTCTCGTTCCGCTGCGCTGAACACCCTCAAGAAATGGATTAAACCACTGAAAATCCGGTACCATAACGGTCATCTCACCGGGGCTGTCCGCCCTGATTCTGTAGATTTGCCGGCGTGAACCGCTGTATCCGTTTTCCGTTGCCTCATAATCGGCAATCTGATCCCGACCTTCGATGGTTCCATTGCGGACCTCTATTTCGGGCATCTGCAGCACTCCCAGACTGCCTTCACCGCTGATGATCAGCTCAAAAACCAGCTCGTCCCCTTCTTCGAGCTCTTCCGGGAGGGATGAAACTGACAGTTCAAAACGCCCTACAGCCCCGTTTTCTATGCTTGGACTGTCCCTGAGAGGCTGAATCTGAATGACCTGGGAAGATACGGTACGGCGGTACCCGCTGAAACTCACCTGTGCCGCAGGAATTCGCAGGTTTCCGCTTTCCAGAGGCGTGTAGAGAAACGTCGCCAGGGGGATTCTATTGAAGGTTTCATTCATGAACTCATAGGTGGTGAGTTCACCCAGACCGGTAACCTCCTCAAGAATACCGTCCCTGGCTGATTCCACCCGAAGGCTTTCTGGAAAAATGATCTCTTTTGCCCGGTGCATATCCAGGGAGATATACACGGTTTGACCTTCAAATATCGGTCCTGAAGGGAAGCTCCATTCCAGTTCCGGGGGAACCATGCTGCCGTCGGCGGTTACCGGCACAAGTATTTCCTCAGTTTCCAGACGGAGCTCCGGCCAGATCAGCGTAAAGGGTTCAACTGTCACATAGCCTGCAACGTCTGCAACGTAGTTATAGCGGTAGCGGATCCGGTCTTCGGGAATATCCGCAGAAAAAGAGCTTTCGTAACTGGGACCGGAGTAATAGCGCATTCTCTCAGGAGTCTGAGGCCGCTGGATACGCAGTCCCGGCTGGTATTCCCGGGGTATCTCAATATAGAGATTAAAGCGGCTCCCCTCCTCCACCGGTTCCTGCTGGAGGTATATGGAGATATCATCCCGGCTCTGGGCATATAGCGAAATAGACACACTGAGCAGCCCAAAGGAGATCAGGAGAAAAATACGGATGACAGCGGAGATTCTGATTCTCACCAGTCTTTGATCTCCGGAAGCTGCCGGTCCTGGTGCTGCTGAATCCATAACTGTTCTTCCTTTCGTCTGATATACTCAAACATTCGAATACTGTCCGCGGACAATTCCCCCTGCTGATCTGAAGCCGGCTGGGATCTGAACTGACTTCCGCTTCCTTTGGCACCCTGCAGCTTCAGCAGGGTGAGTTCGAGATTATATTTTGTGCCAACGTGCTTGGGATCATAGGATAATGCGGCCTTGAAACTGTCAAAGGCCTCCTCATATTTTCCCTGTTCGTAATACAGAATTCCCTGATTGAATTTCACCGCAAAAAGCAGTTCAAGATCATCCGTGGCCAGAGATTCTTCCCAGAGCTCGAATGCGGCGTCAAACTCACCCAGGGAGTGGTATACATTTGCAAGGTTATACTTCACCCATGGCTGGTATTCATCCCTCTCCAGAGCCTCCAGGTACTGCACAGTGGCCTCCTGGTAGTCACCCCTGCCGTAGGCGTAATTCCCCGCAAGAACCGGTATGTGCGGGCCCTGGAAGTTACAGGAGGTGAATCCGGCCAGCCCTGCCGGAAGCAGAACCAGAAGTACGATTCTGAAACGTCGTCTCATCAGAACAACCCCCTGAGTTTGATTCTTCGAATTAATATATGACCGATGTAAAACAGGAGGGCAAGGGTCAGAAAGAATCTGTAGCGGGTAATGCTCACCAGCCGAAACCCGTCAGTCCCCCGCTGCCCGGTGAGTTCCTTAATCCTGGTATCCAGAGAACCCAGCCCCGCTGCGGCTTCAAAGTAGCTGCCGCGGCTCAGTCTGGCAATCTCTTCCAGGGAGGAGCTGTCCAGCCGTGTCACTACAGGATTATCCTGGGGGTCACGGACGATCCGGCCGTCCCCCTGGGGGATTGTGGAACCCTCTCTGCTGCCAAGGCCATATGTGAACACCGGTATTCCCAGTCGCCCGGCTTCCAGAGCCGGATCCACAAAATTCCCGGTTAACTCCTCCCCGTCGCTGAACAGGACAATGATACGGTGCCTGTTGGAACTCTGGGGAAGGGCCGTAAGCGCACTGTTCAACGCCGCTTCAAGATCGGTTCCCGGACTGGATATCACCTCGGTATTAAGATAATTCAGGGCGTTCTCCAGAGCATAGACATCCTCGGTTGCAGGAAGGAGAACGGTTCCGTCCCCCTTGAAGGCAACCAGTCCGAAACGGGCACCCGGCAGATTTTCACTCAGTCCGCGTATCACTTCCTTGGCTCTTCCAATCCTGCTGGGAGGAATATCCTCTGCAAGCATGCTGTAAGAGGCATCCACCACATACATGATATCAAGACCCACCCGGTCCTCTTCAATGGGCTGTTCACCCCAATTGATCCCCGCAAGACTGAAGGTGAAAAACGTATAGGTGAGGATCAGAAAGAGGGATGAAAGAAACCATTTGATGAAAAATACGGAGCGCACGCCCTCGTTTTCCCAGAACCCGCCGATACGGCGAAGGTCTTCCTTGTTTATACTGTACTCCCGAAACTGCATGAGAAGCAGCACGGGAATTCCCAGAAGCAGCAACAGCACCGATGGATATACGAGGGTCATAGCAGCTCCCTGAGAAACATTTTCCGGACAATGTAATCGCTGAAAAGAAAGATAAACGCAAGAATGATCAGCCTGCGGTGAACCGGCTCCTTCCTTACCTCAACCTTCAGACGGGTCTCCACCCGTTCCAGACTGTCAATTGCCAGCAGAACCCCTTCAAGGCTCCCGGGATTGGTCACAGCATAATATTCGCCGCCGGTGCTCCGGGCAATGGTTTGAAGAAGATCCTCCTGAAGTTCACCCCGATAGGTTGCCCGGTAGGGCTTGCCGTTCCGGGGATCCACGAATTCAAGCAGAACCTCTTTATCGCTTCCGATTCCAATCACATATACCCGTACGCCCGCCTCTGCAGCGATATTGGCTGCGGCTTCGGGCTGAATCTCTCCGGCATTGCTCTCACCGTCGGTGAGAAGAAT
It includes:
- a CDS encoding BatD family protein, producing the protein MSISLYAQSRDDISIYLQQEPVEEGSRFNLYIEIPREYQPGLRIQRPQTPERMRYYSGPSYESSFSADIPEDRIRYRYNYVADVAGYVTVEPFTLIWPELRLETEEILVPVTADGSMVPPELEWSFPSGPIFEGQTVYISLDMHRAKEIIFPESLRVESARDGILEEVTGLGELTTYEFMNETFNRIPLATFLYTPLESGNLRIPAAQVSFSGYRRTVSSQVIQIQPLRDSPSIENGAVGRFELSVSSLPEELEEGDELVFELIISGEGSLGVLQMPEIEVRNGTIEGRDQIADYEATENGYSGSRRQIYRIRADSPGEMTVMVPDFQWFNPFLEGVQRSGTRIYRVNIQEKEITEKQPSFSQLRYPVRRGLAERFPLDLAMNWIGALLFALIPLILIFQRIIGKKRSAVSATGVLIYTLVSISIALIILVNAEPQAPVSRQLESYLENVEKVNEDDNLPVLLLKGQSLLGIRSRDTQLYFHVAQLEHLEGNNARAVMLMRKAVSLSPLDPFLRSALGTLQQELQLNRQFSINRIPHGDWSLLLVYLSILFSGIYLVQKDFQPRWNASFVVGAVLVIIVLALSTTMLFMYRSGVDSHIAVIKEGGVMLKKIPDKEAENWIFLPEGTTVSPGVSASGFIQIRTAYGIEAWVADQRAYLPLNLGASSGSDSPENAEQGEQEND
- a CDS encoding vWA domain-containing protein, whose product is MTLVYPSVLLLLLGIPVLLLMQFREYSINKEDLRRIGGFWENEGVRSVFFIKWFLSSLFLILTYTFFTFSLAGINWGEQPIEEDRVGLDIMYVVDASYSMLAEDIPPSRIGRAKEVIRGLSENLPGARFGLVAFKGDGTVLLPATEDVYALENALNYLNTEVISSPGTDLEAALNSALTALPQSSNRHRIIVLFSDGEELTGNFVDPALEAGRLGIPVFTYGLGSREGSTIPQGDGRIVRDPQDNPVVTRLDSSSLEEIARLSRGSYFEAAAGLGSLDTRIKELTGQRGTDGFRLVSITRYRFFLTLALLFYIGHILIRRIKLRGLF
- a CDS encoding tetratricopeptide repeat protein, encoding MRRRFRIVLLVLLPAGLAGFTSCNFQGPHIPVLAGNYAYGRGDYQEATVQYLEALERDEYQPWVKYNLANVYHSLGEFDAAFELWEESLATDDLELLFAVKFNQGILYYEQGKYEEAFDSFKAALSYDPKHVGTKYNLELTLLKLQGAKGSGSQFRSQPASDQQGELSADSIRMFEYIRRKEEQLWIQQHQDRQLPEIKDW